From one Streptomyces sp. NBC_01478 genomic stretch:
- a CDS encoding TetR/AcrR family transcriptional regulator: MTATPPRAPRKDQVRNRRRLLDAAGLAFAEQGPDLSIEAIARTAGVGATTFYRHFATKDDLVLQLLEDLARGAYQVAEKAAAVADDWEAFRTVFTRGCALDDTGLRLFDALCRTSPQAAERGRALTASLITPVADRARRSGRLRGDVTVEDVVAFMRMADSAATPRQRASAHAVLLAGLRTPAE; encoded by the coding sequence TTGACCGCCACGCCACCGCGCGCACCGCGCAAGGACCAGGTCCGCAACCGGCGGCGGCTGCTCGACGCGGCCGGCCTGGCCTTCGCCGAGCAGGGGCCCGACCTGAGCATCGAGGCCATCGCCCGGACCGCGGGAGTGGGAGCGACCACCTTCTACCGGCACTTCGCGACCAAGGACGACCTTGTCCTCCAACTGCTGGAGGACCTGGCGCGCGGCGCGTACCAGGTCGCGGAGAAAGCCGCCGCCGTCGCCGACGACTGGGAGGCCTTCCGCACGGTGTTCACCCGCGGGTGCGCGCTCGACGACACGGGGCTGCGGTTGTTCGACGCCCTGTGCAGGACGAGCCCGCAGGCGGCCGAGCGGGGGAGGGCCCTCACCGCCTCCTTGATCACCCCGGTCGCCGACCGGGCCCGGCGGAGCGGCCGACTGCGCGGGGACGTCACCGTCGAGGACGTGGTGGCGTTCATGCGCATGGCCGACTCGGCCGCGACTCCCCGGCAGCGCGCGAGCGCCCACGCGGTGCTGCTGGCCGGCCTGCGCACCCCGGCCGAGTAA
- a CDS encoding SGNH/GDSL hydrolase family protein: MLRFMPVGDSMTIGSAGEHTWRYRMWQHLRATYGGPFTVVGPRETLYDKATDTPTSYEYADPDFPHFHLAGWGEGWLHMAPLIGEAVRAHRADVLLVSLGLIDLGFYTNATQTADNLRSFVAEARTAKPSVRMVFLPVIPNVRAQTDAPFANEVALFNELQAKAVADLDSPRSPLLLASLPEAYDVTHDTYDGTHPNASGEHKITEAFAEALHQAWGVGGEYGEEDGSDSFSFTAPDDQRAGGGSRYRAAHSSSRRSARR; this comes from the coding sequence ATGCTCAGGTTCATGCCCGTAGGCGACTCCATGACGATCGGGAGCGCGGGCGAACACACTTGGCGTTACCGGATGTGGCAGCACCTGCGCGCGACCTACGGCGGCCCGTTCACCGTGGTCGGCCCGCGCGAGACGCTGTACGACAAGGCGACGGACACGCCCACTTCGTACGAGTACGCCGACCCCGACTTCCCGCACTTCCACCTCGCCGGCTGGGGCGAGGGCTGGCTGCACATGGCCCCGCTGATCGGCGAGGCGGTCCGCGCGCACCGGGCGGACGTCCTCCTCGTCTCCCTCGGCCTGATCGACCTGGGCTTCTACACGAACGCGACGCAGACCGCCGACAACCTGCGGTCCTTCGTGGCCGAGGCCCGCACCGCGAAGCCGTCCGTCCGCATGGTGTTCCTGCCGGTGATCCCGAACGTCCGCGCCCAGACGGACGCCCCCTTCGCCAACGAGGTCGCCCTCTTCAACGAACTCCAGGCGAAGGCCGTGGCCGACCTCGACAGCCCTCGCTCCCCGCTCCTCCTGGCCTCCCTCCCCGAGGCGTACGACGTCACCCACGACACGTACGACGGCACCCACCCGAACGCGTCCGGCGAGCACAAGATCACGGAGGCGTTCGCGGAGGCGCTGCACCAGGCGTGGGGAGTGGGCGGGGAGTACGGCGAGGAGGACGGTTCGGACTCCTTCTCGTTCACCGCACCCGACGATCAGAGGGCAGGGGGCGGCAGCCGGTACCGGGCGGCCCACTCCTCGTCGAGGCGATCCGCCCGGCGCTGA